A segment of the Agarivorans albus genome:
CAATCAATGAAAGCTCGTGAAGTGAAACGTGAAAAAGCCGTTGCTCGCTTCGCGGAAAAGCGCGCTGCGCTTAAAGCGATTATTAGCAGCGTGAACAGCTCTGATGAAGAGCGTTGGGACGCAGTGTTAAAATTGCAATCGTTACCTCGTGATTCAAGTCGGTCTCGTCAGCGTAACCGCTGTAACGTAACTGGCCGCCCACATGGCTACCTACGCAAATTCGGCTTAAGCCGTATTAAATTGCGTGAAGCTATGATGCGCGGTGAGGTTCCTGGCCTTAAGAAAGCCAGTTGGTAATCCACTTAATTACGGAGTAAACGATTATGAGCATGCAAGATCCTATTGCAGATATGTTGACTCGCGTTCGCAACGGTCAATCAGCAAATAAAGTATCTGTTGTTATGCCTTCATCTAAAGTAAAAGTGGCAATTGCTAACTTGTTGCAAGAAGAAGGTTACATCACAGGATACGCTGTGACTGGTGACGTGAAAAAGTCATTAGAAGTTACCCTCAAGTACTTTGAAGGTAAAAAAGTTATTGAAAAGATTGAACGTGTAAGCCGTCCAGGCCTACGCATTTATAAAGGTGCTAAAGACCTACCTAAAGTTATGGGTGGCCTTGGCGTTGCAATCGTTTCTACATCTAAAGGCGTTATGACTGACCGTGCAGCACGTAAAGCTGGCATGGGCGGTGAAATCGTCTGTTACGTAGCTTAACCGGAGGTAGGTAATATGTCTCGCGTAGCCAAGGCTCCCGTTACAATTCCTGCTGGCGTTGAAGTAAATATCAACGGCCAAGAATTAACGGTTAAAGGTAGCAAAGGTACATTGACTCGCGTTTTTAATGACGCAGTTGTTGTAACGAAAGAAGAAAACGAATTGAAATTTGCTGTAGTTGAAGGTGGTTCTTCAGCTCAAGCAGGTACAGCTCGTGCTCTTAGCAACAACATGGTTGTTGGCGTTACAGACGGGTTTGAGAAAAAACTGACACTATTAGGTGTTGGTTACCGTGCCGCTGTTAAAGGCAAGGTAGTTAACCTAACTTTAGGTTTTTCTCACCCTGTAGATTACACCTTACCAGAAGGTGTTACAGCAGAGTGTCCATCACAAACTGAAATCGTACTGAAAGGTGCTGATAAGCAAGTTGTTGGTCAGGTAGCAGCAGACATTCGCGCGTTTCGTCCACCAGAGCCTTACAAAGGTAAAGGTGTTCGTTACTCTGACGAAAATGTTCGCCGTAAAGAGGCTAAGAAGAAGTAGGTTAACACTATGGAAAAGAAAATTGCTCGTCTGCGTCGTGCAACACGCACTCGCAAAGCTATGCAAGAGTTGGGTAAAACCCGCCTGGTGATTCACCGTACTCCGCGCCATATTTACGCGCAGGTGATTGCACCTGATGCACAGGTTATTGCCGCAGCATCAACAGTAGATAAAGCCGTTGCTAACGGTCTTGAAAGTTTAAGTAATGTAGCTGCCGCTACTGCAGTAGGTAAAGCAATCGCTGAACGTGCTGCTGAAAAAGGCGTTACATCTGTAGCTTTTGACCGTTCAGGCTTTAAGTACCACGGCCGCGTTGCTGCGCTTGCAGAAGCAGCACGTGAAGCTGGTCTTCAGTTCTAAGGAGTGAGTCATGTCTAAATTTGAAGCACAAGCCGGTAGTGATCTGAACGAAAAGCTTATCGCTGTAAACCGTGTGTCAAAAGTAGTTAAAGGTGGTCGTATCTTCAGTTTCACTGCTCTAACAGTAGTGGGTGACGGTAACGGTCGCGTAGGGTTTGGTTATGGTAAAGCACGTGAAGTTCCAGCTGCTATTCAAAAAGCAATGGAAAAAGCGCGTCGTAACCTTACTAGTGTACAGCTGAGAGGCACTACACTGCAGCATCCTATTAAGGGTCGCCACTCTGGGTCGCGTGTTTACATGCAACCTGCATCAGAGGGTACTGGTATTATTGCCGGTGGTGCGATGCGTGCTGTTCTAGAAGTTGCGGGTGTGCAGAACGTATTGTCTAAGGCATACGGTTCTACTAACCCAATTAACATTGTTCGCGCTACTATCGACGCTCTTGAGAATATGCATTCTCCACAAGACGTTGCTGCGAAGCGTGGCCTAAGCGTCCAAGAAATTCTGGGGTAATAAGCCATGTCGAACAAAATTAAAGTAACACAGACTAAAAGCGGTATCGGGCGTTTGCCTAAGCACCGTGCGACTTTAACAGGTCTAGGTCTTCGTCGCATTAATCACACTGTAGAACTAGAGGATACTCCTTGTGTTCGCGGTATGATTAATAAAGTTTCTTACATGGTTAAGGTTGAGGGAGAATAATCATGCGTTTGAATACTCTTTCTCCAGCTGCTGGCTCTAAGCCAAATGCTAAGCGTGTAGGTCGTGGTATTGGTTCTGGTTTAGGTAAAACCGGTGGTCGTGGTCACAAAGGTCAGAAGTCTCGTTCTGGCGGTAGTGTTCGTCCAGGTTTCGAAGGCGGTCAAATGCCATTGAAACAACGTTTGCCTAAATTTGGTTTTACTTCACGTAAATCAATGGTAACTGCTGAAGTTCGCACTGCTGAGCTAGCTAAAGTTACTGCTGACGTGGTAGATTTGGACGCTTTGAAGGCGGCTGGTCTTATTACTCGCAACATTAAGTTTGCAAAAGTAGTACTATCTGGCGAAGTTAAAGCACCAGTTACCTTACGTGGCCTGCGTGTAACTAAAGGCGCACTGGCAGCTATTGAAGCTGCTGGCGGTAAAATCGAGGAATAGTACAAAACATGGCTAAGAATCCAGGAACAGCATCAGCAAGTGCACAAGGCGGCTTAAGCGAGCTTAAGAGTCGTTTATTATTTGTGCTTGGAGCCATTATTGTGTTCCGAGCCGGCTCCTTTGTGCCGTTACCTGGGATTGATGCCGCTGTACTGGCCGCGTTGTTTGACCAGCAGAAGGGTACCATTCTGGAAATGTTTAATATGTTTTCAGGTGGTGCACTTTCTCGTGCGTCTATTTTCGCGTTAGGTATCATGCCGTATATTTCGGCATCGATTATCATCCAGCTATTGACTGTTGTTCACCCAACGCTTGCCGAACTTAAAAAGGAAGGCGAGTCGGGTCGACGTAAAATTAGTCAATACACGCGTTATAGCACACTGGTTCTAGCAACCTTCCAAGCTATTGGTATTGCTACTGGCTTACCAAATATGATGGCTGGTCTGGTTATTAATCCAGGCCTACCATTCTATTTCACTGCGGTGGTTAGCTTGGTAACGGGAACTATGTTCCTAATGTGGTTAGGTGAGCAAATTACTGAACGCGGTATTGGCAACGGGATCTCGATTCTGATTTTTGCTGGTATTGTGGCAGGATTGCCTTCTGCAATCGGTCAGACGGCTGAGCAGGCGCGTCAAGGAGAGTTACATTTGTTGTTACTCTTGTTCATCGTTGCTCTTGTATTTGCGGTGACCTTCTTTGTGGTATTTGTAGAACGTGGACAACGTCGTATCGTTGTTAACTATGCAAAACGCCAACAAGGTCGCAAAGTGTTTGCTGCGCAAAGCACACATTTACCACTTAAGGTAAACATGGCGGGTGTTATCCCAGCTATTTTTGCTTCAAGTATTATTCTGTTCCCTGGCACATTAGCTCAGTGGTTTGGTCAAAATGAAGGCTTGTCTTTCTTATCTGACTTATCGCTAACGCTACAACCTGGGCAACCGTTATATGTGTTCTTGTATGCAGCAGCCATTATCTTCTTCTGCTTCTTCTATACTGCGTTGGTATTTAACCCTCGCGAAACAGCAGACAACTTGAAGAAGAGTGGCGCGTTCATTCCAGGCATTCGTCCTGGTGAACAAACCTCGCGATACATCGACAAGGTGATGACTCGTTTAACCCTAGCTGGTGCTTTGTACATCACGTTTGTATGTTTAATTCCTGAGTTTATGATGATCGGAATGAACGTTCAGTTCTACTTCGGTGGTACTTCGCTACTTATTGTAGTGGTGGTTATCATGGACTTTATGGCTCAGGTCCAAACCCATTTGATGTCTCATCAATATGGTTCGGTTCTGAAAAAAGCTAATCTTAAAGGTTACGGCCGATAGGGCGCCCTTGAGATTGGACTTTAACTTTTGCGGAGATAGCAATGAAAGTACGTGCATCCGTTAAGAAAATCTGCCGTAACTGTAAAGTTATTAAGCGCAACGGTGTTGTGCGTGTAATTTGCAGTGAGCCAAAGCATAAACAGCGCCAAGGCTAGTTAGTAGATTTCAAGACAATATTATTTGCAATGTGGTCATCTGTTGAGTATCCTTACGGGCTTTTCACAGATGGCCTTCGTTTAACACGAAAAATAGGAGTGTGCCAATGGCCCGTATAGCCGGCATTAACATTCCTGATCAGAAGCACGCAGTTATTGCTTTAACTGCAATCTTCGGCATTGGCTTAACCCGTTCACAGAAAATCTGTGCGGCAGCTGGTATCGCTGAAGATGTAAAGATCAGAGAACTTGACGAAACACAAATCGATAAACTTCGTGACGAAGTAGCTAAATTCACCGTTGAAGGTGATCTACGCCGTGAAGTATCTATGAACATTAAGCGCCTGATGGACCTCGGTTGTTACCGTGGACTTCGTCATCGTCGCAGTTTGCCCCTTCGCGGTCAGCGCACTAAAACTAATGCGCGCACCCGTAAAGGTCCTCGCAAACCTATTAAGAAATAAGGGGTGAGTGATAATGGCTAAAACTCCGACTCGCGCTCGTAAACGCGTAAAAAAACAAGTTGCTGATG
Coding sequences within it:
- the rpsN gene encoding 30S ribosomal protein S14; its protein translation is MAKQSMKAREVKREKAVARFAEKRAALKAIISSVNSSDEERWDAVLKLQSLPRDSSRSRQRNRCNVTGRPHGYLRKFGLSRIKLREAMMRGEVPGLKKASW
- the rpsH gene encoding 30S ribosomal protein S8, which codes for MSMQDPIADMLTRVRNGQSANKVSVVMPSSKVKVAIANLLQEEGYITGYAVTGDVKKSLEVTLKYFEGKKVIEKIERVSRPGLRIYKGAKDLPKVMGGLGVAIVSTSKGVMTDRAARKAGMGGEIVCYVA
- the rplF gene encoding 50S ribosomal protein L6, with translation MSRVAKAPVTIPAGVEVNINGQELTVKGSKGTLTRVFNDAVVVTKEENELKFAVVEGGSSAQAGTARALSNNMVVGVTDGFEKKLTLLGVGYRAAVKGKVVNLTLGFSHPVDYTLPEGVTAECPSQTEIVLKGADKQVVGQVAADIRAFRPPEPYKGKGVRYSDENVRRKEAKKK
- the rplR gene encoding 50S ribosomal protein L18, whose translation is MEKKIARLRRATRTRKAMQELGKTRLVIHRTPRHIYAQVIAPDAQVIAAASTVDKAVANGLESLSNVAAATAVGKAIAERAAEKGVTSVAFDRSGFKYHGRVAALAEAAREAGLQF
- the rpsE gene encoding 30S ribosomal protein S5 is translated as MSKFEAQAGSDLNEKLIAVNRVSKVVKGGRIFSFTALTVVGDGNGRVGFGYGKAREVPAAIQKAMEKARRNLTSVQLRGTTLQHPIKGRHSGSRVYMQPASEGTGIIAGGAMRAVLEVAGVQNVLSKAYGSTNPINIVRATIDALENMHSPQDVAAKRGLSVQEILG
- the rpmD gene encoding 50S ribosomal protein L30 yields the protein MSNKIKVTQTKSGIGRLPKHRATLTGLGLRRINHTVELEDTPCVRGMINKVSYMVKVEGE
- the rplO gene encoding 50S ribosomal protein L15, with amino-acid sequence MRLNTLSPAAGSKPNAKRVGRGIGSGLGKTGGRGHKGQKSRSGGSVRPGFEGGQMPLKQRLPKFGFTSRKSMVTAEVRTAELAKVTADVVDLDALKAAGLITRNIKFAKVVLSGEVKAPVTLRGLRVTKGALAAIEAAGGKIEE
- the secY gene encoding preprotein translocase subunit SecY, which translates into the protein MAKNPGTASASAQGGLSELKSRLLFVLGAIIVFRAGSFVPLPGIDAAVLAALFDQQKGTILEMFNMFSGGALSRASIFALGIMPYISASIIIQLLTVVHPTLAELKKEGESGRRKISQYTRYSTLVLATFQAIGIATGLPNMMAGLVINPGLPFYFTAVVSLVTGTMFLMWLGEQITERGIGNGISILIFAGIVAGLPSAIGQTAEQARQGELHLLLLLFIVALVFAVTFFVVFVERGQRRIVVNYAKRQQGRKVFAAQSTHLPLKVNMAGVIPAIFASSIILFPGTLAQWFGQNEGLSFLSDLSLTLQPGQPLYVFLYAAAIIFFCFFYTALVFNPRETADNLKKSGAFIPGIRPGEQTSRYIDKVMTRLTLAGALYITFVCLIPEFMMIGMNVQFYFGGTSLLIVVVVIMDFMAQVQTHLMSHQYGSVLKKANLKGYGR
- the rpmJ gene encoding 50S ribosomal protein L36 codes for the protein MKVRASVKKICRNCKVIKRNGVVRVICSEPKHKQRQG
- the rpsM gene encoding 30S ribosomal protein S13, coding for MARIAGINIPDQKHAVIALTAIFGIGLTRSQKICAAAGIAEDVKIRELDETQIDKLRDEVAKFTVEGDLRREVSMNIKRLMDLGCYRGLRHRRSLPLRGQRTKTNARTRKGPRKPIKK